The following proteins are encoded in a genomic region of Oncorhynchus gorbuscha isolate QuinsamMale2020 ecotype Even-year linkage group LG11, OgorEven_v1.0, whole genome shotgun sequence:
- the LOC124048080 gene encoding calcineurin subunit B type 1-like, translating into MGNEASYPLEMCSHFDADEIKRLGKRFKKLDLDNSGSLSVEEFMSLPELQQNPLVQRVIDIFDTDGNGEVDFKEFIEGVSQFSVKGDKESKLRFAFRIYDMDKDGYISNGELFQVLKMMVGNNLKDTQLQQIVDKTIINADKDGDGRISFEEFCLVVGGLDIHKKMVVDV; encoded by the exons GGAAATGAGGCAAGTTACCCCCTGGAAATGTGCTCGCATT tcGATGCTGATGAGATTAAGCGTCTGGGAAAGAGGTTTAAGAAACTGGACCTTGATAACTCTGGGTCCCTTAGCGTGGAGGAGTTCATGTCCCTCCCTGAACTCCAGCAGAACCCGCTGGTCCAGAGGGTCATCGACATCTTCGACACCGATGGAAACGGAGAGGTGGACTTCAAGG AATTCATTGAGGGAGTCTCACAATTCAGTGTCAAGGGTGACAAGGAGTCAAAACTTCGGT tTGCCTTCCGGATCTACGACATGGACAAGGATGGCTACATCTCCAACGGAGAGCTCTTCCAGGTGCTGAAGATGATGGTAGGAAACAACCTGAAGGACACCCAGCTGCAGCAGATCGTGGACAAGACCATCATCAACGCAGACAAGGACGGAGACGGCAGGATATCCTTCGAAGAGTTCTGTTTA GTGGTGGGTGGCCTTGACATACACAAAAAGATGGTGGTAGACGTGTGA
- the pno1 gene encoding RNA-binding protein PNO1 has translation MDTDNNPTTEVAATTTDSEDTTEAFVKVKSKKTSKRKREMDGVDMEAEDSVACKRPQFPPISGDKLKGGSDEMRKVAVPAHRYTPLKENWLKIFTPIVENLQLQVRFNLKTRNVEIKTCKDTQDIGSLTRAADFVRAFVLGFQVEDALALIRLDELFLETFDVTDVKPLKGDHLSRAIGRIAGKGGKTKFTIENVTKTRIVLADSKVHILGSFQNIKMARTAICNLILGSPPSKVYGNIRVVASRTAERF, from the exons ATGGACACTGATAATAATCCAACAACGGAGGtagctgctactactacagacagTGAAGACACGACAGAAGCGTTCGTCAAGGTGAAATCAAAGAAGACATCGAAGCGAAAACGCGAGATGGATGGAGTCGATATGGAGGCTGAGGACTCCGTAGCATGCAAGCGGCCTCAGTTTCCACCCATTTCAGGCGACAAACTTAAG GGTGGTTCTGATGAGATGCGTAAGGTTGCTGTCCCGGCCCACAGGTATACCCCTCTGAAGGAGAACTGGCTGAAGATATTCACACCCATCGTCGAGAACCTACAGCTCCAAGTCAGATTCAACCTCAAAACCAGAAATGTGGAAATTAAA ACATGTAAAGACACACAGGACATTGGCTCTCTCACGAGAGCTGCAGACTTCGTACGAGCCTTCGTTCTAGGATTCCAGGTTGAG gatgcCCTTGCTCTCATCAGATTGGATGAACTTTTCCTGGAAACCTTTGATGTCACAGACG TAAAACCACTGAAAGGAGACCATTTGTCCAGAGCTATTGGGAGGATAGCAGGGAAAGGAGGCAAAACAAAATTCACCATTGAAAATGTGACCAAGACCAGGATTGTTCTGGCAGACTC AAAAGTACACATATTAGGATCTTTCCAGAATATTAAGATGGCACGGACAGCGATATGCAACCTCATCTTAG GAAGTCCCCCATCTAAGGTGTACGGTAACATCAGGGTCGTGGCCAGCAGGACAGCAGAGAGATTCTAA